The Nostoc sp. 'Lobaria pulmonaria (5183) cyanobiont' genome window below encodes:
- a CDS encoding Uma2 family endonuclease, producing the protein MTIAKLSELGITHLPDHTELPESDGTFVKNFQEHPQSILLTDSVQGILQQIHSDKQYCIGQDCGIYWRLTEPPERGAEAPDWFYVPNVAPMLNGQFRRSYVLWQEYVAPLIVLEFASGDGSEERDNTPITGKFWVYEQAIRVPFYGIYEFSKAAIEVYHLVDGRYQHLTANERGHYEISLMGVELGIWEGQYGNTTAPWLRWWDAQGNLLLTGEEKSQLLTPQLEQEQEKSQLLTSQLEQEQQKAQRLAERLRQLGINPDEV; encoded by the coding sequence ATGACTATTGCCAAACTGTCCGAACTAGGCATTACTCATCTTCCCGACCATACTGAGTTACCAGAGTCGGATGGAACTTTTGTGAAAAATTTTCAAGAACACCCGCAAAGTATACTCCTAACTGACTCCGTTCAAGGTATATTGCAGCAAATTCACTCGGATAAGCAGTATTGCATTGGTCAAGATTGTGGCATTTACTGGCGTTTGACCGAACCACCTGAACGCGGTGCCGAAGCACCCGATTGGTTTTACGTCCCGAATGTTGCACCTATGTTAAATGGTCAGTTTCGACGTTCCTATGTATTGTGGCAAGAATATGTCGCTCCCCTAATTGTACTGGAATTCGCTTCTGGGGATGGTTCAGAAGAAAGAGATAATACTCCAATTACTGGTAAATTCTGGGTATATGAGCAAGCAATCCGCGTACCTTTTTATGGCATTTACGAATTTAGCAAAGCTGCGATTGAGGTTTATCATTTAGTTGATGGTAGGTATCAGCACCTCACTGCTAACGAACGTGGACACTATGAGATTTCCTTAATGGGTGTCGAATTGGGTATTTGGGAAGGACAGTATGGAAATACTACAGCGCCTTGGTTGCGTTGGTGGGATGCACAGGGAAATTTATTACTAACTGGTGAGGAAAAATCGCAGTTATTAACACCTCAATTAGAACAAGAGCAAGAAAAATCCCAGTTATTAACATCCCAATTAGAACAAGAACAGCAAAAAGCCCAGCGTTTAGCAGAACGCTTGAGACAGCTTGGGATAAATCCTGATGAAGTTTAA
- a CDS encoding NAD(P)(+) transhydrogenase (Re/Si-specific) subunit beta — translation MSDFLPTGIQLTYLVAASLFIFGLKKLGSPATARNGNLVAAVGMLLAIVATMLDQHVLNYEMILLGLAIGSAIGAIVAYKVQMTEMPQMVGLLNGLGGAASALVAVAEFWRLLDSGAPVPLDVNISMLLDVLIGGVTFTGSFLAFAKLQGLISGSPITFPFQQPFNLLLLGAYLVGSAYLIITPDSLPIFLGVVAVSLVLGVMFVIPIGGGDMPVVISLLNSLSGVAAAAAGFVVMNNMLIIAGALVGASGLILTEIMCKAMNRSLFSVLFSAFGTGSTSGGGAASGGATDQSVRSIDPEEGAMMLGYARSVVIVPGYGMAVAQAQHSVRELSDQLEKMGVDVKYAIHPVAGRMPGHMNVLLAEANVPYTQLYDMDDINPQFEQADVALVIGANDVVNPAARSDTNSPIYGMPILEVDRAKQTIVIKRGMSTGFAGVENELFYKDKTTMLFGSAKDMVAKLVSEVKQL, via the coding sequence GTGAGCGACTTTTTACCAACTGGCATTCAGCTGACGTACTTAGTCGCTGCATCGTTATTCATTTTTGGTTTGAAAAAGCTGGGTTCACCAGCTACAGCTAGGAACGGTAATCTCGTCGCGGCTGTAGGGATGCTACTAGCGATCGTAGCGACAATGCTGGATCAGCATGTGTTGAACTACGAGATGATATTGTTGGGCTTGGCGATTGGATCGGCAATTGGGGCGATCGTTGCCTACAAAGTCCAAATGACGGAAATGCCCCAAATGGTGGGTTTACTCAATGGTTTAGGCGGTGCAGCTTCGGCATTAGTCGCCGTTGCTGAATTCTGGCGGTTATTGGATTCTGGCGCACCCGTACCCCTAGATGTGAACATTTCCATGCTGTTGGACGTGTTAATCGGTGGTGTTACCTTCACAGGTAGTTTTCTAGCCTTTGCAAAATTGCAAGGGTTAATCAGTGGTTCCCCGATAACATTTCCTTTTCAGCAACCATTTAACCTCTTACTTCTAGGTGCTTATTTGGTAGGCAGTGCCTATTTAATTATTACACCAGATAGCTTACCCATATTCTTAGGAGTGGTAGCTGTTTCCTTAGTGCTGGGTGTAATGTTCGTCATCCCCATTGGTGGCGGCGATATGCCTGTGGTAATTTCGCTGTTGAACTCGTTGTCAGGTGTGGCGGCGGCGGCAGCAGGATTTGTGGTGATGAACAATATGTTAATCATCGCTGGGGCTTTGGTAGGAGCATCTGGCTTAATCCTCACCGAGATTATGTGTAAGGCGATGAACCGCTCCTTATTTAGTGTGCTGTTCAGCGCTTTTGGGACAGGATCTACTTCTGGTGGTGGTGCTGCTAGTGGTGGTGCAACTGATCAAAGCGTCCGCAGTATCGATCCTGAAGAAGGGGCGATGATGTTGGGTTATGCCCGTTCTGTGGTAATTGTGCCTGGTTATGGTATGGCAGTTGCCCAAGCGCAACATAGCGTCCGGGAATTGTCAGATCAGTTAGAAAAAATGGGCGTTGATGTCAAGTATGCCATTCACCCTGTTGCTGGGAGAATGCCGGGGCACATGAATGTGTTGCTGGCAGAGGCAAATGTGCCTTATACGCAGTTGTACGATATGGATGATATTAATCCCCAGTTTGAGCAAGCGGATGTGGCTTTAGTGATTGGGGCAAATGATGTGGTAAATCCGGCGGCGCGGAGTGATACAAATAGCCCGATTTATGGTATGCCGATTTTGGAAGTAGATCGGGCGAAGCAGACGATTGTGATTAAGCGCGGGATGAGTACGGGTTTTGCCGGTGTAGAAAATGAGTTGTTCTACAAGGATAAAACTACGATGCTTTTTGGTAGCGCGAAGGATATGGTGGCGAAGTTGGTTTCGGAAGTGAAGCAACTTTAA
- the psb35 gene encoding photosystem II assembly protein Psb35 — protein MNLLFMQTAASAIDAAPHFPVAFTLVYVVGFIAAVTIGSIAWYNSKRPAGWESKERPDFVPKVDKEETPGLGEPK, from the coding sequence ATGAATTTATTATTTATGCAAACAGCAGCATCAGCTATAGATGCTGCCCCTCATTTTCCTGTTGCTTTTACCTTGGTGTATGTCGTTGGTTTTATTGCCGCCGTCACCATTGGGTCAATAGCTTGGTACAACTCGAAACGCCCCGCAGGTTGGGAAAGCAAAGAACGTCCTGATTTTGTGCCTAAAGTTGATAAAGAAGAAACTCCGGGTCTGGGTGAACCTAAGTAA
- a CDS encoding SET domain-containing protein, protein MLIVGNTNLKGRGVFAQKRFLKGEIIERVPVVVIPAEQVEFLDKTLLGNYYYDWEDKAAAIALGLSSLINHSYHPNSYYVKKFADRELDLIAYRDIEAAEEITANYNGSPDDKSPIWFEVVDEIFSIN, encoded by the coding sequence ATGTTGATTGTTGGTAATACAAACCTAAAAGGTCGAGGTGTCTTCGCACAGAAGCGCTTTTTGAAAGGAGAGATCATTGAGAGAGTGCCAGTTGTTGTTATACCCGCAGAACAGGTTGAATTCCTAGATAAAACACTTTTGGGCAACTATTACTACGATTGGGAAGATAAAGCTGCGGCGATCGCTCTAGGTTTATCTTCCTTGATCAACCATTCTTACCATCCCAATAGTTATTATGTGAAAAAATTCGCCGACCGAGAGTTGGATCTGATTGCCTACCGAGATATAGAAGCGGCAGAAGAAATTACTGCCAACTACAACGGTTCTCCTGATGATAAATCTCCTATATGGTTTGAGGTAGTTGATGAGATATTTTCAATTAATTAA
- a CDS encoding NAD(P) transhydrogenase subunit alpha, translating to MTEALLAALFVFVLASFIGFEVINKIPPTLHTPLMSGSNAISGISVLGAIVASGARETSVSVILGLIAVVFATVNVIGGFLVTDRMLQMFKKKEIKA from the coding sequence ATGACAGAGGCATTACTTGCTGCTTTGTTTGTATTTGTTTTGGCATCTTTTATCGGCTTTGAAGTCATCAACAAAATACCACCGACTCTACACACGCCCTTAATGTCAGGCTCAAACGCGATTTCTGGGATTTCGGTACTTGGGGCAATAGTAGCTTCAGGTGCTAGAGAAACAAGTGTGTCAGTGATTCTCGGTTTAATTGCTGTGGTATTCGCAACTGTTAACGTTATAGGTGGCTTCCTCGTCACAGACAGAATGCTGCAAATGTTCAAGAAAAAGGAGATTAAGGCGTGA
- a CDS encoding cadmium resistance transporter, producing MTWLISTFFIGISVAFATTFDDNLYLTAFFGKVNRSFRPKHIVLGEFLGFTTLVCASLPGFFGGLIIPSTWIGLLGLLPIAIGISNFISREEEETVQAVSVDLTSPVKSGRQKKSLFATIRDPQTYRVSAVTIANGGNNIGIYVPLFASSNLPSLSVIVCVCYLSIGAWCLLSYNLTRNPLMTPVLTRYGRKIFPFVLIYLGLSILIKSETYRLLPSLAMLGN from the coding sequence ATGACTTGGCTAATTAGTACATTTTTTATTGGAATCTCTGTCGCTTTTGCAACTACCTTTGACGACAACTTATATTTGACGGCTTTTTTCGGGAAAGTCAATCGTAGCTTTCGTCCTAAGCATATTGTTCTCGGTGAATTTCTGGGATTTACTACCTTAGTATGTGCTAGTCTCCCTGGTTTCTTCGGCGGTCTGATTATTCCTAGCACCTGGATTGGTTTGCTGGGTTTGCTTCCCATTGCCATTGGTATCAGTAATTTCATTAGTCGAGAAGAGGAAGAGACAGTGCAAGCGGTGTCAGTTGACTTAACCTCTCCTGTAAAATCTGGACGCCAGAAGAAATCACTATTCGCAACTATCCGCGATCCTCAAACTTACCGTGTTTCCGCTGTCACCATTGCCAATGGAGGAAACAATATTGGAATTTATGTACCGTTGTTTGCCAGTAGTAATCTTCCAAGTTTGAGCGTAATTGTCTGTGTTTGCTATCTCAGTATTGGGGCGTGGTGCTTACTCTCTTACAATCTGACTCGTAATCCTCTGATGACTCCTGTTTTAACTCGCTACGGTCGAAAAATCTTCCCCTTTGTCTTAATCTACTTGGGACTCTCTATCTTAATTAAAAGTGAAACATATCGACTTTTACCTAGTCTGGCAATGCTTGGGAATTAG
- a CDS encoding Crp/Fnr family transcriptional regulator — MLTSVDRLLFVRRVPIFKELRDDFIVRLTSVMNELSFPANYTIFRQGEEGRSLYIVVSGRVKVHIGNKQLAEVEQGKYFGEMAVFDTQPRSATATTLEPCEFLELTQEQLYDAIEETPEIAVNIIRELSRLIRRLNDDMNVTSLQS; from the coding sequence ATGCTAACCAGTGTTGACCGTTTATTATTTGTCCGGCGAGTCCCGATTTTTAAGGAATTGCGGGATGATTTTATTGTGCGGCTCACTTCAGTGATGAACGAATTGTCATTCCCAGCTAATTACACTATCTTTCGACAGGGAGAAGAAGGGCGATCGCTCTATATTGTCGTGTCCGGTCGAGTTAAAGTTCACATTGGGAATAAACAGTTGGCAGAGGTGGAACAGGGAAAATACTTTGGGGAGATGGCAGTATTCGATACTCAACCTCGATCTGCCACTGCCACGACTCTAGAACCTTGTGAATTTTTAGAACTGACGCAAGAGCAACTGTATGATGCGATCGAAGAAACTCCCGAAATTGCAGTGAATATTATTCGTGAGTTATCCCGTCTGATTCGCAGATTGAACGACGATATGAATGTAACCTCTTTGCAGAGTTAA
- a CDS encoding KamA family radical SAM protein gives MIKNTILDALVTDIRCEEICQILGETYNQERWNDWRWQMRHRLTKLEHFQKLLRLSATEEQGLLIAPEKFAVAVTPYFASLLDPEDPLCPLRLQVIPRQEELIVSPADMVDPCGEDNDTPVPGLVHRYPDRVLLLALDSCAAYCRYCTRSRLVSQGEMYPVTRRLDAIAAYLEEHTEIRDVLISGGDPLLMADEPLDNLLGRLRAIKHIEFIRIGSRVPSFLPQRITPQLVALLRKHRVWLSLHFCHLRELTPEVAQACDRLADGGIPLGSQTVLLKGVNDSEKALKNLFHGLLKLRVRPYYLYQCDPVVGTAHLRTSVQTGLDLISKLRGHTTGYAVPTYVIDAPGGGGKVPIQAETLVAYENGTATLQNWAGKTYTYVDPVEQG, from the coding sequence ATGATCAAAAACACTATTCTAGATGCTCTAGTAACTGATATTCGGTGTGAAGAAATTTGTCAGATTTTGGGAGAGACTTACAACCAAGAACGCTGGAACGATTGGCGCTGGCAAATGCGGCATCGGTTGACTAAGCTGGAACACTTTCAGAAGTTATTAAGGCTTAGTGCTACCGAAGAACAGGGACTTTTAATCGCACCAGAGAAGTTTGCTGTAGCGGTAACTCCATATTTTGCATCACTACTCGATCCAGAAGATCCGCTTTGTCCACTACGGTTACAGGTGATACCACGGCAAGAAGAATTAATAGTTAGTCCAGCAGATATGGTAGATCCATGCGGTGAAGATAACGACACTCCAGTGCCAGGACTTGTACACCGCTACCCTGACCGAGTATTGCTGCTTGCCCTAGACAGCTGCGCCGCTTATTGTCGTTATTGCACCCGCTCTCGTTTGGTGAGCCAAGGTGAGATGTACCCAGTAACGCGGCGGTTGGATGCGATCGCTGCTTACCTGGAGGAACACACCGAGATCCGTGATGTGCTAATTTCTGGTGGCGATCCTCTATTGATGGCTGATGAACCTTTAGACAATTTGCTTGGGCGGCTGCGTGCCATTAAGCATATTGAATTTATCCGAATTGGTTCCCGCGTGCCAAGTTTTTTACCGCAGCGAATTACACCGCAATTGGTTGCCTTACTTCGTAAACATCGTGTGTGGCTATCTTTGCACTTTTGTCATCTGCGAGAACTTACCCCAGAAGTTGCACAAGCTTGCGATCGCCTCGCTGATGGCGGCATTCCTCTAGGCAGTCAAACCGTGCTGTTAAAAGGTGTGAATGATTCTGAAAAAGCCCTGAAGAATCTGTTTCACGGTCTTCTTAAGCTGCGTGTGCGACCTTATTATCTTTATCAATGCGACCCAGTTGTTGGTACTGCACATCTGCGAACGAGTGTGCAAACTGGGCTTGATTTAATTTCTAAATTACGTGGTCATACTACTGGCTACGCTGTACCAACTTATGTAATTGATGCCCCTGGTGGTGGTGGCAAAGTCCCAATTCAAGCCGAGACTCTAGTTGCTTATGAGAATGGTACAGCTACATTGCAAAATTGGGCAGGTAAGACGTACACCTATGTAGATCCAGTGGAGCAGGGCTAA
- a CDS encoding SulP family inorganic anion transporter, whose translation MATSNILKEPQLLRLGSLFGGLRGDLTGGLTAAVVALPLALAFAVASGVEPKAGLYTAIVAGIVAAIFGGSSVQITGPTGAMAVVLVGIVAKYGLEKVWIAGVMAGIIQIALGVAKLGQLVKFIPYPVTAGFTNGIAVIIFCGQLNNFFGLKLPRSEHFLPGLWQSLTHVEALNWAAVALAVVVIATNVLWPRINTTIPGSLVGLVLATAIASSFHLNVPTIGTIPQSLPMPQGIPHWNDFSVIRELINPALALAALGSIESLLSAVVADGMTVSEKHNSDRELIGQGLANMIVPFFGGIPATGAIARTAVNVRSGGKTRLSGVIHGLALAIIVLTLAPLAEQIPLAALAGILMVVSLRMIEWEAIGLLMRATYSDFAVMILTWLVTILFDLVLAVEVGLIAAGALFIKRMSDLSLVKIPETEVFPPGTPLELGKEIAVYRVDGPVFFGAAERFATFLRDEPEVKYLILRLRFVPNMDTTGLVALEDIYHDLERHNCRLILTGLQPEVQQLLERTGLLKTIGLSNCFETTTEAICSISPQIACSQPVAANLKTKELMELND comes from the coding sequence ATGGCAACATCTAATATCCTCAAAGAACCACAGCTTTTGCGTCTGGGTAGCTTGTTTGGTGGACTGCGTGGCGATTTGACGGGAGGACTAACAGCAGCAGTGGTAGCATTGCCTTTGGCTTTAGCCTTTGCGGTGGCCAGTGGTGTGGAACCAAAGGCGGGACTTTACACCGCGATTGTGGCGGGAATTGTCGCAGCAATTTTTGGTGGTTCGTCAGTACAGATTACAGGGCCAACAGGTGCAATGGCTGTAGTTTTGGTGGGAATTGTCGCCAAGTACGGCCTTGAGAAAGTTTGGATTGCTGGGGTGATGGCTGGAATTATCCAAATTGCCTTGGGGGTTGCCAAACTTGGACAGTTAGTAAAGTTTATTCCTTATCCGGTAACGGCAGGTTTTACTAATGGTATTGCCGTCATTATTTTTTGTGGTCAGTTAAATAATTTCTTTGGTTTAAAATTACCGCGTAGCGAACATTTTTTGCCGGGACTTTGGCAAAGTCTAACTCATGTAGAAGCTCTTAATTGGGCAGCAGTTGCCTTAGCAGTTGTGGTGATCGCAACCAATGTTTTATGGCCGAGGATAAATACTACAATACCAGGTTCTTTAGTGGGACTGGTGTTAGCAACAGCGATCGCTTCTTCCTTCCATCTAAATGTACCTACAATTGGCACGATTCCTCAATCTTTACCGATGCCTCAAGGTATTCCCCACTGGAATGATTTTAGTGTGATTCGAGAACTAATTAACCCGGCTTTGGCTTTAGCTGCGCTGGGAAGTATTGAATCGTTGCTATCGGCGGTAGTGGCTGATGGGATGACAGTCAGCGAGAAACATAATAGCGATCGCGAATTAATTGGTCAAGGTTTGGCTAATATGATTGTGCCATTTTTTGGTGGCATCCCCGCTACAGGTGCGATCGCTCGAACTGCGGTTAATGTCCGTTCTGGCGGCAAAACTCGACTATCTGGGGTAATTCACGGACTTGCATTAGCAATTATTGTTTTAACTTTAGCACCCCTAGCAGAACAGATTCCTTTAGCAGCACTTGCTGGCATTCTGATGGTGGTTAGCCTGCGGATGATTGAGTGGGAAGCCATTGGTTTATTGATGCGTGCTACCTACTCAGACTTTGCTGTGATGATTCTCACCTGGCTAGTGACAATCTTGTTTGACTTAGTTCTCGCTGTAGAAGTGGGATTGATTGCAGCCGGAGCCTTGTTCATTAAACGGATGAGCGATTTAAGTTTAGTTAAAATACCTGAAACCGAAGTATTTCCCCCTGGTACTCCTCTGGAATTAGGTAAGGAAATTGCCGTTTATCGGGTAGATGGCCCTGTATTTTTTGGTGCTGCTGAACGATTTGCTACCTTCCTCCGGGATGAACCGGAAGTGAAATATTTAATTCTGCGGTTGCGGTTTGTGCCAAATATGGACACAACTGGGTTAGTAGCCTTAGAGGATATTTATCACGACTTGGAACGGCACAATTGCCGATTAATTCTCACAGGTTTACAACCCGAAGTCCAACAACTACTAGAACGTACAGGATTGTTAAAAACAATTGGGTTATCAAATTGTTTTGAAACAACCACAGAGGCGATTTGCTCTATCTCTCCTCAGATTGCATGTTCTCAACCTGTAGCGGCTAATTTGAAAACAAAAGAATTGATGGAATTAAATGACTGA
- a CDS encoding pentapeptide repeat-containing protein — protein MNQSNSKKLTQWLVTAVFLVVVAGFTLLIQPSAKAQTLTPSISMESELAPVELPMEPVTAPVISPIVSPIVSVAENVRHLLQTNECVGCNLAGAMLKDVNLQAANLEGANLQNADLERANLQQTNLQGANFQGADLGKVNLWGANLVGANLFDADLEKANLLGANLQTANLQNADLEDTNLTNANIQGANLMGVDLDDAIRPEGFAIQ, from the coding sequence ATGAATCAATCAAACTCTAAAAAATTAACTCAGTGGCTCGTAACAGCAGTCTTTCTGGTAGTTGTCGCGGGATTTACTCTGCTTATCCAGCCCAGCGCTAAAGCGCAAACACTAACACCATCCATATCTATGGAATCTGAACTAGCTCCAGTTGAATTGCCAATGGAGCCTGTGACAGCACCAGTAATATCTCCGATTGTATCGCCAATAGTGTCTGTAGCAGAAAACGTTAGACATTTATTACAGACCAATGAATGTGTTGGTTGTAACCTGGCTGGGGCAATGTTAAAAGATGTAAACCTGCAAGCAGCAAACTTGGAAGGTGCTAACTTACAAAATGCAGACTTAGAAAGGGCTAACTTGCAGCAAACAAACTTACAAGGGGCTAACTTTCAAGGAGCAGATTTAGGCAAGGTAAACCTTTGGGGAGCAAACCTGGTGGGAGCAAACCTTTTTGATGCAGACCTAGAGAAAGCCAATCTCTTGGGAGCAAATTTGCAAACCGCTAACCTACAAAACGCAGATTTGGAAGATACAAATCTAACAAATGCAAACATCCAGGGAGCTAACCTGATGGGCGTTGATTTGGACGATGCAATCAGACCAGAAGGATTCGCTATTCAGTAA
- a CDS encoding type II toxin-antitoxin system PemK/MazF family toxin, which yields MYRGEVWLVNLDPTVGTEISKKRPCIIVNDDAIGILPLKVVVPVTDWKERYAVRAWMVRLEPSTENSLAKVSGVDTFQIRSVSEIRLIRKLGQLSDSEMQLVSQALGVVLNISHPTL from the coding sequence ATGTACAGAGGTGAAGTCTGGTTAGTTAATTTAGATCCAACAGTAGGGACAGAAATTAGCAAAAAACGTCCTTGTATCATAGTCAATGATGATGCTATTGGGATTTTGCCTTTGAAGGTTGTTGTCCCAGTTACAGATTGGAAAGAAAGATATGCTGTTAGAGCTTGGATGGTGCGCCTGGAACCAAGTACAGAGAACAGTTTAGCTAAAGTTTCTGGTGTAGATACTTTTCAAATACGTTCAGTTTCAGAAATAAGATTAATTAGAAAACTGGGTCAACTCTCCGACTCAGAAATGCAACTTGTTTCTCAAGCATTAGGTGTTGTCTTAAATATTTCTCATCCAACACTTTAG
- a CDS encoding D-alanine--D-alanine ligase family protein produces MGLFIGLCFDLKADYLKAGFSASEVMEFDDQETIIELETALLQLGYQVERVGNGRELARRLAKGDRWDLVFNIAEGLKGRSREAQVPAICELFAQPYTFSDPLTCALTLDKALAKRVVRDRGLPTAPFEVVNTTAEAAAVSLPMPLFLKPMAEGSSKGVTGRSLVKEHQELVNAYQVLHELFQQPILVETFLPGREVTVAIIGNGSNSRVVGVMEVIFTGQVEAFAYTTLNKDEYLERVSYRLLIDPEPLAAQARQLALDAYHTLGCRDAARVDLRCDPNGVLQFMEVNPLPGLHHIRSDLPIIGRLGGVTYTEIIAQIVESAWQRYKS; encoded by the coding sequence ATGGGGTTATTTATTGGTCTGTGTTTTGACCTGAAGGCGGACTATCTTAAGGCTGGTTTCAGTGCCTCGGAGGTGATGGAGTTCGACGATCAAGAAACTATCATCGAGCTGGAAACTGCACTATTGCAGTTAGGTTATCAGGTTGAACGTGTCGGTAATGGTAGAGAACTTGCTCGGCGTTTGGCAAAAGGCGATCGCTGGGATCTGGTTTTCAATATTGCTGAGGGTTTAAAGGGTCGCTCTCGTGAAGCTCAAGTCCCGGCAATCTGCGAATTATTCGCTCAACCTTACACCTTTTCCGATCCGCTTACCTGCGCCCTGACGTTAGATAAAGCGCTGGCTAAGAGAGTAGTACGCGATCGCGGTTTGCCGACAGCCCCTTTTGAGGTCGTGAATACTACCGCAGAAGCAGCAGCTGTGTCGTTGCCAATGCCACTTTTTCTTAAGCCGATGGCGGAGGGCAGTTCTAAAGGGGTAACTGGACGTTCTCTTGTCAAAGAACATCAGGAGCTAGTAAATGCTTATCAAGTGTTACACGAACTTTTTCAGCAACCAATACTTGTGGAAACCTTTCTTCCTGGTAGAGAAGTAACAGTAGCCATTATTGGCAACGGTAGCAACTCACGGGTAGTAGGTGTGATGGAAGTAATTTTTACAGGGCAAGTGGAAGCTTTCGCCTATACCACCCTCAACAAGGATGAGTATTTGGAACGAGTATCTTATCGTTTACTCATAGATCCTGAACCACTGGCAGCACAGGCAAGACAACTGGCGCTGGATGCTTACCATACTCTTGGTTGCCGTGATGCTGCCCGCGTGGATCTGCGCTGCGATCCTAACGGTGTATTGCAGTTTATGGAGGTTAACCCATTGCCAGGATTACATCATATCCGCTCAGACTTGCCAATTATCGGACGTTTGGGTGGTGTGACATACACAGAAATCATTGCTCAAATAGTCGAGTCTGCATGGCAAAGATATAAAAGCTGA